In one Meiothermus sp. Pnk-1 genomic region, the following are encoded:
- a CDS encoding serine hydrolase, with translation MIQNAIRILQSAIDSGQIPGAALGVVWAEGEAEGWVYGKAQLEPEPVPLEAAMFFDLASLTKVLFTVPEVLRLVEDGLADLDDPLARFFPEMAWMQGSPLPSRTLRQLLTHTSGLPAWAPIYTWGTAPQLLKQQLLQHRWEVEEPGPTLYSDVGYILLGLLLERLRGKPLRDFPLPAGLTWKPNPENSVATERCPWRGRVLRGEIHDENAFALGGAGHAGLFGTLAGVLEWARSVLNGSLLSQAALEEMTRPQTSERALGWVLRQPGFSGGSLCSPRTIGHTGFTGTGVWIDLERGYAWALLTHRVHPSRHRESGIIELRRTVGNAIAASYRRSHL, from the coding sequence ATGATCCAAAACGCTATCCGAATCCTGCAATCCGCCATAGACTCCGGCCAGATCCCCGGCGCGGCCCTGGGGGTCGTGTGGGCCGAGGGGGAGGCTGAGGGCTGGGTTTATGGCAAGGCCCAGCTCGAGCCCGAACCCGTCCCGCTCGAGGCGGCCATGTTCTTCGACCTGGCCAGCCTGACCAAAGTCCTCTTCACCGTACCCGAGGTGCTGCGGCTGGTCGAGGACGGGCTGGCCGACCTCGACGACCCCCTGGCGCGCTTCTTCCCCGAGATGGCCTGGATGCAGGGGAGCCCGCTCCCCAGCCGTACCCTGCGCCAGCTCCTGACCCACACCTCGGGGCTTCCCGCCTGGGCACCCATCTATACCTGGGGCACTGCTCCCCAACTCCTCAAACAGCAGCTCCTCCAGCACCGCTGGGAGGTGGAAGAGCCAGGCCCCACGCTGTATTCGGACGTCGGGTACATCCTGCTGGGGCTCTTGCTCGAGCGCCTGCGCGGCAAACCCCTCCGCGACTTCCCGCTGCCTGCGGGGCTCACCTGGAAGCCCAACCCTGAAAACTCGGTTGCCACCGAGCGCTGCCCCTGGCGGGGGCGGGTGCTGCGGGGCGAAATCCACGACGAGAACGCCTTCGCCCTGGGGGGCGCGGGGCACGCGGGGCTGTTTGGCACCCTGGCGGGCGTGCTCGAGTGGGCCCGCTCCGTCCTGAATGGAAGCCTGCTCTCGCAAGCCGCCCTCGAGGAGATGACCCGCCCGCAGACTTCCGAGCGAGCTTTGGGCTGGGTCCTACGGCAGCCGGGCTTCAGCGGTGGTAGCTTGTGCAGCCCGCGCACCATCGGGCACACCGGGTTCACGGGCACCGGGGTGTGGATCGACCTCGAGCGCGGCTACGCCTGGGCGCTCCTCACCCACCGCGTCCACCCCAGCCG
- a CDS encoding ABC transporter permease yields the protein MSGTWSFARGLLKNPLGALGLGLTLLIVLSGLLAPLIAPYDPLRQDILARLAGPSAQHWLGTDQFGRDVLSRILFGIRASLFVAGLSVILALMVGGFLGVSAAYYGGLYDRLVMRLMDVFLAFPIILLAIGIIAMLGPSQSNTALAIGIVYTPIFARLVRGPALVLRESEFVQAAQALGASAVRVIGRHLLPNLASVILVQSTLSLSTAILVEASLSFLGLGTQPPAPSLGLMLSEGRAYLTISPWTSVFSGLAILLASLGFNLLGDVLRDALDPRLKGH from the coding sequence ATGAGCGGCACCTGGAGCTTTGCTCGAGGCCTCCTGAAGAACCCGCTGGGGGCGCTGGGCCTGGGTTTGACCCTGCTGATCGTGCTCAGCGGCTTGCTGGCCCCCCTGATCGCGCCCTACGACCCCCTGCGCCAGGACATCCTGGCCCGCCTCGCCGGGCCCAGCGCCCAGCACTGGCTGGGCACCGATCAGTTCGGGCGCGACGTGCTCTCGAGGATCCTCTTTGGCATTCGGGCCTCGCTCTTCGTGGCGGGGCTTTCGGTCATCCTGGCGCTGATGGTGGGCGGCTTTCTGGGTGTCTCGGCGGCCTACTACGGCGGCCTCTACGACCGGCTGGTCATGCGGCTGATGGACGTGTTCCTGGCCTTCCCCATCATCCTGCTGGCCATCGGCATCATCGCCATGCTAGGGCCCAGCCAGTCGAACACTGCCCTGGCCATCGGCATCGTCTACACCCCGATCTTCGCGCGGCTGGTGCGGGGGCCGGCCTTGGTGCTGCGCGAGAGTGAGTTTGTCCAGGCGGCCCAGGCCCTGGGCGCTTCGGCAGTACGGGTGATCGGTCGCCACCTCCTGCCCAACCTGGCCTCGGTGATCCTGGTGCAATCGACGCTCTCGCTCTCGACGGCCATCCTGGTGGAGGCTTCGCTCTCCTTTTTGGGCCTGGGCACCCAGCCCCCCGCCCCCTCGCTGGGCCTTATGCTCTCGGAGGGGCGGGCTTACCTCACGATCTCACCTTGGACTTCGGTCTTCTCCGGCCTGGCCATCCTGCTGGCCTCGCTGGGCTTCAACCTGTTGGGCGACGTGCTGCGCGACGCACTCGACCCCCGTCTGAAGGGGCACTAA
- a CDS encoding ABC transporter permease — MLAYTLRRLLDLVLVLFGVSLLVFLMIRLIPGDAVQIMLGANTEITPDRLEALREKLGLNKPLLVQYWDWLTGVLRGDLGQSVWTGAPIREEILARLPLTLEITLLSLVLGVLLSIPIGILSAYWRNSTGEYVVRLVAIAGVTVPSFWLGTLFIYLSYKLWPGFPAIGYVPLAEDPAGHFARLLFPVLALSLPLLAGLSRLLRSTLLDILSQDYIRTARAKGLSERIVMYKHALRNALIPLVTVVGIQAGYLFGGAIVVEQVFALPGMGRLIVGAINERNYPLVQGTILLVTAGFVFINLLVDLAYAYLDPRVEYA, encoded by the coding sequence ATGCTCGCTTATACCCTTCGCCGCCTCCTCGACCTCGTGCTGGTGCTGTTTGGGGTCTCGCTGCTGGTGTTCTTGATGATCCGGCTCATCCCCGGCGACGCGGTGCAGATCATGCTGGGGGCCAACACCGAGATCACCCCGGACCGCCTCGAGGCCCTGCGCGAGAAGCTGGGCTTGAATAAGCCCCTGCTGGTGCAGTACTGGGACTGGCTCACCGGGGTGCTGCGGGGCGACCTGGGGCAGAGCGTGTGGACGGGGGCGCCCATCCGAGAGGAAATCCTGGCCCGACTGCCGCTGACGCTCGAAATCACCCTTCTCTCCCTGGTCTTGGGTGTGCTCCTCTCCATCCCCATCGGGATTCTGAGCGCTTACTGGCGCAACTCCACGGGGGAGTACGTGGTGCGGTTAGTGGCCATCGCGGGTGTGACGGTGCCGTCGTTCTGGCTGGGGACGCTGTTCATCTACCTCTCCTATAAGCTGTGGCCCGGCTTTCCCGCCATCGGCTACGTGCCGCTGGCCGAAGACCCCGCAGGGCACTTTGCCCGGCTGCTCTTTCCCGTGCTGGCCCTCTCCCTGCCGCTTTTGGCGGGGCTCTCGCGGCTGTTGCGCTCGACCCTGCTGGACATTTTGAGCCAGGACTACATCCGCACCGCCCGGGCCAAAGGGCTCTCCGAGCGGATCGTCATGTACAAGCACGCCCTGCGCAACGCGCTCATCCCGCTGGTCACGGTGGTGGGTATCCAGGCCGGCTACCTCTTCGGCGGGGCCATCGTGGTCGAGCAGGTCTTCGCCCTGCCGGGCATGGGCCGCCTGATCGTGGGGGCCATCAACGAGCGCAACTACCCGCTGGTACAGGGCACCATTTTGCTGGTCACGGCGGGCTTCGTGTTCATCAACCTGCTGGTGGACCTGGCCTACGCCTACCTCGACCCCCGCGTGGAGTACGCATGA
- a CDS encoding ABC transporter substrate-binding protein has product MRRMGWLLLAALIGSLAWAQTPVRGGTLQIAVDSSPAGLDPHVATAFATFVVIGNIYEGLTEVDEGLRVRPALAESWKVSPDGLTYTFKLRSGVTFHNGQAFSAKDVVASFNRVRDPKTGSPVASRFNLVKEVRATGPLEVVFELSQPFSPFLSELAGLSIVPAEYVASGGDLQRRAVGTGPFQFKEWVPDTYILLERNPRYYRQGRPYLDALKFNIVPDAATRQVGISSGTYHFLPNIDPSLAVTLRNAPGVKLYQTQDLAYSLLGMNVTRKPFDNPKVREALNYAIDRKALVQAVYFGNGVPGGPLSPALKGWASPTSAFPCYNTNPAKARELLRQAGYPGGVDFTILTLGSVKTVVDAAQVLQAQLAAAGFRAKIEILELGKFVQEWRNSNFDAFASLNGGSADPDGYLYRTFSTGGSTNVFKYSDARVDQLLNQGRTATSADVRRKIYAELQVKLACQGPIAHLVYGTLFSAARENVQGFKPVPTRSLLYLRDTWLAR; this is encoded by the coding sequence ATGCGGCGAATGGGATGGCTCTTGTTAGCGGCGCTGATCGGATCTCTGGCCTGGGCGCAGACCCCGGTGCGAGGGGGCACTTTGCAGATCGCGGTGGATTCTTCCCCGGCGGGCCTCGACCCCCACGTGGCCACGGCCTTCGCCACCTTCGTGGTGATCGGCAACATCTACGAGGGGCTCACCGAGGTAGACGAGGGTCTGCGGGTGCGCCCGGCCTTGGCCGAGTCCTGGAAGGTGAGCCCCGACGGGCTGACCTACACCTTCAAGCTGCGCTCCGGGGTGACCTTTCACAACGGCCAGGCTTTCTCCGCCAAGGACGTGGTGGCGAGCTTCAACCGCGTGCGCGACCCCAAGACCGGCTCGCCCGTCGCCAGCCGCTTCAACCTGGTCAAGGAGGTCCGGGCCACGGGCCCGCTGGAAGTGGTCTTCGAACTCTCCCAGCCTTTCTCCCCCTTCCTCAGCGAGCTGGCCGGGCTTTCCATCGTGCCCGCGGAGTACGTTGCCTCGGGGGGTGACCTGCAGCGCCGGGCGGTGGGCACCGGGCCCTTCCAGTTCAAGGAGTGGGTGCCCGACACCTACATCCTGCTCGAGCGCAATCCCAGGTATTACCGCCAGGGCCGGCCCTATCTGGATGCCCTCAAGTTTAACATCGTCCCCGACGCGGCCACCCGCCAGGTGGGGATCTCCAGCGGCACCTACCACTTCCTCCCCAACATCGATCCCTCGCTGGCCGTGACCCTCAGGAACGCCCCCGGGGTCAAGCTCTACCAGACCCAGGACCTGGCCTACAGCCTCTTGGGGATGAACGTCACCCGCAAACCCTTCGACAACCCTAAAGTACGCGAGGCCCTCAATTACGCCATCGACCGCAAGGCGCTGGTGCAGGCGGTGTACTTTGGCAACGGGGTCCCCGGCGGGCCGCTCTCGCCGGCCCTCAAGGGCTGGGCTTCGCCCACCTCGGCTTTCCCCTGCTACAACACCAACCCGGCCAAAGCCCGGGAGCTGCTGCGCCAGGCCGGTTACCCCGGCGGGGTGGACTTCACCATCCTGACCCTGGGCTCGGTCAAGACCGTGGTGGACGCCGCCCAGGTCTTGCAGGCCCAGCTCGCCGCCGCTGGCTTCCGCGCCAAGATCGAGATCCTCGAGCTCGGCAAGTTTGTGCAGGAGTGGCGCAACTCCAACTTCGACGCCTTCGCCTCCCTCAATGGCGGCAGCGCCGACCCCGACGGCTACCTCTACCGCACCTTCTCCACCGGCGGCTCGACCAACGTCTTCAAGTACTCCGATGCCCGCGTTGACCAATTGCTCAACCAAGGCCGCACCGCTACCTCGGCGGATGTCCGCCGCAAGATCTACGCCGAGCTGCAGGTGAAGCTGGCCTGCCAGGGGCCCATCGCCCACCTGGTCTACGGCACCCTCTTCTCGGCGGCGCGGGAGAACGTGCAGGGCTTCAAGCCGGTCCCCACCCGCTCGCTCCTGTACTTGCGCGACACCTGGCTGGCCCGGTGA
- a CDS encoding GntR family transcriptional regulator, producing MKLQLDSSSHTPLYLQLEAALRAVLAAGEWRPGEALPPERELAEQLGVSRITLRKALERLEDEGLLLRRQGSGTYVAPRVEQPLSVLTGFSQDMRARGLEASSRWVQRGIFQATPEEALALGLSPGSQVARLERVRLAQGEPMALELAVLPAKYLPDPKAVAESLYAHLEARSLRPVRALQRLRAVAAGEREAELLGVAPGAPVLYIERLGYLSDGSVLEFTRSHYRGDRYDFVAELRSGG from the coding sequence ATGAAACTGCAACTGGACAGCTCCTCGCACACGCCCCTCTACCTTCAGCTCGAGGCCGCCTTGAGGGCGGTATTGGCGGCGGGCGAATGGCGGCCTGGAGAGGCCTTGCCGCCCGAGCGCGAGCTGGCTGAGCAGCTGGGGGTCTCGCGGATCACCCTGCGCAAAGCCCTCGAGCGCTTGGAAGACGAAGGGTTGCTGCTGCGCCGTCAGGGGAGTGGAACCTATGTGGCCCCGCGGGTGGAGCAGCCGCTTTCGGTGCTTACCGGCTTCAGCCAGGACATGCGCGCCCGGGGGCTCGAGGCCAGCAGCCGCTGGGTGCAGCGGGGGATCTTTCAGGCTACCCCTGAGGAGGCCTTGGCCCTGGGCCTCTCTCCGGGCAGCCAGGTGGCCCGGCTCGAGCGGGTGCGCCTGGCCCAGGGCGAGCCCATGGCGTTGGAGCTGGCGGTGCTTCCTGCCAAGTACCTGCCCGATCCGAAGGCCGTGGCGGAGTCGCTCTACGCCCACCTCGAGGCCCGTTCTTTGCGCCCGGTGCGGGCTTTGCAGCGCTTGCGGGCGGTGGCCGCCGGAGAGCGCGAGGCCGAACTGCTAGGGGTGGCTCCCGGGGCCCCGGTGCTCTACATCGAGCGGCTGGGTTACCTCTCTGACGGCAGCGTGCTCGAGTTCACCCGTAGCCATTACCGCGGCGACCGCTACGACTTCGTGGCCGAGCTGCGCAGCGGAGGTTGA
- a CDS encoding anhydro-N-acetylmuramic acid kinase — translation MRVLGIMSGTSADGADLVLAELEGQPPKLVWRVLEHRPVPFPGELRERVLLALRGDMHTRGLALLHHELGRFYAEAAEPLAGRVELAALHGQTIWHEPPQATFQIGEAAYLAEALGCPVVADFRPADLALGGEAAPLVAYPDLLLYGEEGVRRAIHNIGGISNLTYLPGLEREGVLAFDTGPGNCLLDEAAARLGLTHDPGGSLARRGQVDVEKATAWLSHPYFARTPPKSTGRELWRLEGLETEGLRPYDLLATLTYFTARSIVQAYHDFVLPRGLDEVWVAGGGAYNQALMEQVRAGLPVPVYTFEERGYDSRLREALAFAVLGYLRFHGLPNVLPAVTGAARAAVAGKLCLPAGAG, via the coding sequence GTGCGCGTTTTGGGAATCATGTCAGGTACCTCGGCGGACGGGGCGGATCTGGTGCTGGCTGAGCTCGAGGGGCAACCGCCCAAGCTCGTTTGGAGGGTGCTTGAGCACCGCCCGGTTCCCTTCCCGGGGGAGCTTCGGGAGCGGGTGCTGCTGGCCTTACGCGGGGATATGCACACCCGGGGCCTGGCCCTGCTCCACCACGAGCTGGGCCGCTTCTATGCGGAGGCGGCCGAGCCGCTAGCGGGTCGGGTGGAACTCGCCGCGTTGCACGGGCAGACCATCTGGCATGAACCCCCCCAGGCCACCTTCCAGATTGGGGAGGCTGCCTACCTGGCCGAAGCCCTGGGTTGCCCGGTGGTGGCGGACTTCCGCCCGGCGGACTTGGCTTTGGGGGGTGAGGCGGCTCCCTTGGTCGCCTATCCGGATCTGCTTTTATACGGGGAAGAGGGGGTGCGGCGCGCGATTCACAACATCGGCGGGATCTCCAACCTCACGTATTTGCCGGGGCTTGAGAGAGAAGGCGTTTTGGCCTTTGACACCGGCCCGGGCAACTGTCTCCTCGACGAAGCCGCCGCCCGGCTTGGCCTGACCCACGACCCAGGCGGAAGCCTCGCGCGCAGGGGGCAGGTGGACGTGGAAAAAGCCACCGCCTGGCTCTCCCACCCCTACTTTGCCCGCACCCCCCCCAAGTCCACCGGGCGTGAGCTGTGGCGGCTGGAGGGGCTCGAGACCGAGGGCCTGCGCCCCTATGACCTCCTGGCCACCCTCACTTACTTCACCGCCCGCAGCATCGTCCAGGCTTACCACGACTTCGTGCTGCCACGAGGATTGGATGAGGTCTGGGTAGCCGGCGGCGGGGCCTACAACCAAGCCCTGATGGAGCAGGTGCGTGCCGGGCTACCGGTTCCGGTCTACACCTTTGAAGAGCGGGGCTACGATAGCCGCTTGCGGGAAGCGCTGGCCTTCGCAGTGTTAGGGTATTTGCGGTTTCACGGCCTGCCCAACGTTCTCCCGGCGGTCACCGGGGCGGCCCGGGCGGCGGTGGCAGGCAAGCTTTGCCTGCCCGCGGGGGCCGGATAA